TTATTCATTCATATATAAAACATATGGAGGCTGACGGATGTTAAAAGAGTTAAAAGCCAATGCGAAATCCCTGATCATACCGCTAAGCCTTTGTGGCCTAGCTCTATTTTTATCCGGTGGTGTATCGGCAGAAGATGGGGTCACGCAAAGCAGCATTACTATCGGCCAGTCTTGCGCACTTAAAGGACCGGCACAGGCACTCGGGCAAGGTATGAGAGACGGCGCGCTGGCTTATTTTAGACATATTAATGCCGAAGGAGGCATTAAAGGAAAAAAAATAAAGCTGATTACCTTAAATGACGGATATGAGCCCACAGCCTGTGTTGCAAATACCAGGCAACTTTTGGAAAAAGACAAGGTTTTTTTATTGTTTGGCTATGTCGGTACTCCTGCTTCAAAAGCTGTATTCGACCATATTAAAAAATCAAAGGTTCCGTATTTTGCCCCACTCTCAGGAGCAGAATTTCTAAGAAATCCTTTGACACCCGGGATATTCAATATCCGTGCTTCCTTTTATCAGGAAACCGAAGCCATGATAAAGATTCTTTTGATGAACAACTTAACACGTATAGCTGTTTTTTATCAGAACGATTCATACGGTAAGGCTGGACTTAAAGGGGTGCAAATCGCCCTTAAAGAAAGAGGCAGGCAGATTACAAGCAAGGCTTCATATGAAAGGAACACACTTGACGTGGAAAATGCAGTCAGTGAAATTGCGATCAGCAATCCTGATGCAGTGATTATGATCGGTGCGTATAAGGCCTGTGCCATGTTTGTCCGGCTGACGAGAGATGGTACCAGGAGCAGACCGGTATTCCTCAACGTGTCCTTGGTGGGTTCAGAGCCACTTGCAACCACGCTGTCAAATAAGGGTCTTGGAGTGGTTATTACACAGGTTGTGCCGTTTCCTTTTGACAAAAGGAAACCTGTGGTTGATCAATATCATCAGATGACGCGAGAATATATGAAGGGGGCAACCATCAGTTTTACGGGTATGGAGGGCTTTATTGCAGCAAAGACCCTTTGCAGCATTCTGGAAAAAATGAGTCATTTTACCCACGCCGAGTTTGTTCGCACTGCAGAATCGATTTCCGAGTCTCTGGGGGGCTTTAACGTTCAGTTTAGTCCTAAAAGCCGTCAAGGGTCTGAACTGGTTCATTTTACCCAGATCGGACCGGGGGGGTCTATATCTAATATAGACAATCTCAGTCAGCTTTATAAATACTGGGATTAGCCTTTAACCCCATAACGCAACTTACCAGCTTTGTTTAGCAACAGCTTCTTTTTGTGTCATGCGATATTGTTGCAGGTTACGGGTTGCGGGATACGGGTTATAAAAAAGGATTATTTCCTATTAATAACTCGTAACACGCAACTCGTAACCCGGAATACTTACGTGATAGGCAAAAAAAAGCAAGTTAATTAGTATTATGGATATCGACAAATGTCGTTGTGGGGTTAAACAACAAGAATAATTCGCAGATCCATCACGTTGGTGTTGGTAGGCCCGGTAATCAGCAGGTCGTTCAACTTGTTAAAGAATGGATAGGAGTCATTATTTAAAAGATAGTGATAAGGGTTTAGGCCCATATTTTCTGCCCGTTTAAAGGTGTGGTTATCCGCTATTGCACCGGCGGCATCAGTGGGGCCGTCGCCACCATCTGTTCCGCCGCTGAGTACAACAATATCATTTTTTTCTGCAATATCTATTGCTGCTGCCAGAACAAACTCCTGATTTCGCCCCCCAAGCCCGCTGCCGGTTATATTTACAGTGGTTTCCCCTCCTGAGAGGATACAGGCAGGCGGCGGTATGGGGTTGCCGGTTTTCAGTATCTCTTTTGCTATTGCGGTGTGAACCTTAGCCGCGTGCCTTGTCTCGCCTTCTACCATGGAAGAAAGCACCAGAGTTTTATAACCCATTGTTTTCGCTTCCCGTCTGGCAGCGTTTATTGCGTCCATATTGCTTGCAACAATCAGATTGTATGTATCTTTAAAAATTCGATTACCTGCTTTGGGGGTTTCAGGCACTTTCCCCGAGGCCCCTTGCCGGATGTATGATACAACCGCTTTTGGCAACCTCTTGGTTAGTTTGTATTTTTTAAAAATTTGAATGCATTCTTCAAAGGTACTTGGGTCAGGGACACCCGGACCTGATGCAATAACGTCCAGATCATCTCCGACCACATCTGAAAGTATCAAAGAAATCATACCGGCAGGATAAGCCGCTCTGGCGAGTCTTCCTCCTTTTATTTTTGACATATGCTTTCTGATTGTATTTATTTCGTGAATGGTGGCCCCGCATGAAAGAAGAATCTTGATGGTATCCTGTTTGTCTTTTAAGGAGATTCCTGCTGCAGGCAGCGCCAGGAGGGCGGACCCGCCTCCTGAAAGAAGGCAAAGCACCAGATCGTCTTTTTTTGCCTCCTCAGCAAGCCCTAAAATTTCGTCAGCGCCCTGCATTCCATTGTGATCGGGCACCGGATGACCGGCCTCTATGAGTCGGATACGATCAAGCTTGGCAGTATGGTCATATTTTACATTGATAATGCCACGGGTAATATT
This DNA window, taken from Thermodesulfobacteriota bacterium, encodes the following:
- a CDS encoding ABC transporter substrate-binding protein, with amino-acid sequence MLKELKANAKSLIIPLSLCGLALFLSGGVSAEDGVTQSSITIGQSCALKGPAQALGQGMRDGALAYFRHINAEGGIKGKKIKLITLNDGYEPTACVANTRQLLEKDKVFLLFGYVGTPASKAVFDHIKKSKVPYFAPLSGAEFLRNPLTPGIFNIRASFYQETEAMIKILLMNNLTRIAVFYQNDSYGKAGLKGVQIALKERGRQITSKASYERNTLDVENAVSEIAISNPDAVIMIGAYKACAMFVRLTRDGTRSRPVFLNVSLVGSEPLATTLSNKGLGVVITQVVPFPFDKRKPVVDQYHQMTREYMKGATISFTGMEGFIAAKTLCSILEKMSHFTHAEFVRTAESISESLGGFNVQFSPKSRQGSELVHFTQIGPGGSISNIDNLSQLYKYWD
- a CDS encoding glycerate kinase translates to MNTKSNSIEKMRSNAIKIFHQGVQAVEPGSAIKRSCKRDGDHLFIGNRNYNLSHINNIFVIGAGKATAPMAAAIEDILGENITRGIINVKYDHTAKLDRIRLIEAGHPVPDHNGMQGADEILGLAEEAKKDDLVLCLLSGGGSALLALPAAGISLKDKQDTIKILLSCGATIHEINTIRKHMSKIKGGRLARAAYPAGMISLILSDVVGDDLDVIASGPGVPDPSTFEECIQIFKKYKLTKRLPKAVVSYIRQGASGKVPETPKAGNRIFKDTYNLIVASNMDAINAARREAKTMGYKTLVLSSMVEGETRHAAKVHTAIAKEILKTGNPIPPPACILSGGETTVNITGSGLGGRNQEFVLAAAIDIAEKNDIVVLSGGTDGGDGPTDAAGAIADNHTFKRAENMGLNPYHYLLNNDSYPFFNKLNDLLITGPTNTNVMDLRIILVV